In Topomyia yanbarensis strain Yona2022 chromosome 2, ASM3024719v1, whole genome shotgun sequence, one DNA window encodes the following:
- the LOC131685839 gene encoding uncharacterized protein LOC131685839 — translation MSNWSNLPPKALFTIVKRLSVRDQKSCTLVCSKWNRTVADILPSSVRICLSKWLKKEENSYGYQLLDENILRCSKRRYHYVEVSWSSDCTVEFMSALSRMLRSVFNFALRHLIVNATPDEKLSELFQEHSQILNHITELTVLIGCPFEQYGDTRWQERYFHVSFSNLRYLEWVEKSMGNIRKGEQIFIITAPQLEFIKLATFSNWTCFFALNFASCESLKSVKLELPNRVWPTFPNLSFNKLDQLVFTERSKILGIPPVQYGELAAKMPNLTFVQMEIVENSIFDAFCEHCPNLRTMHVYQFVLSAYSFSNIVKLKSLKNLALSNGRIVDADRSIDFTTLQGLHLGKNVVVEGNLKSFPLNLSSSLNERIKRIKRLVGDKWVVFYETI, via the exons ATGTCCAACTGGTCGAATTTACCGCCGAAAGCTTTGTTTACCATTGTCAAAAGACTGTCCGTGAGGGACCAGAAGTCGTGCACTCTAGTGTGTAGTAAGTGGAATCGTACCGTTGCAGATATTCTACCGAGTTCCGTTAGAATATGCCTGTCCAAATGGCTAAAAAAAGAAGAGAATTCGTATGGCTATCAATTATTGGACGAAAACATCCTTCGGTGCTCCAAACGGCGCTATCACTATGTGGAGGTATCCTGGAGCAGTGACTGCACGGTAGAATTTATGAGTGCCCTGAGTAGAATGCTGAGATCGGTCTTTAATTTTGCTCTCCGACATTTGATAGTTAATGCAACGCCCGATGAAAAGCTGTCCGAGCTATTCCAAGAGCATTCCCAGATACTAAATCACATAACAGAACTTACGGTTCTGATAGGCTGTCCCTTTGAACAATATGGCGATACTCGGTGGCAGGAACGCTACTTTCACGTCAGCTTCAGTAACCTGCGTTACCTTGAATGGGTCGAAAAGTCTATGGGAAACATCCGCAAGGGAGAGCAAATTTTCATCATCACCGCACCACAGCTAGAGTTTATAAAATTAGCAACTTTCTCCAATTGGACGTGCTTTTTCGCTCTTAATTTCGCAAGCTGTGAGTCCTTAAAATCGGTGAAACTAGAACTGCCGAACAGGGTTTGGCCCACTTTTCCGAACCTATCGTTTAACAAATTGGATCAGCTTGTTTTCACGGAAAGGTCCAAAATACTTGGTATCCCTCCGGTGCAGTACGGTGAGCTGGCGGCGAAGATGCCGAACCTGACATTCGTTCAAATGGAGATCGTCGAAAATAGTATTTTCGATGCATTTTGCGAGCACTGTCCAAATCTGCGCACTATGCATGTATATCAATTCGTGCTCAGTGCTTATTCGTTCTCTAATATCGTAAAGTTGAAGAGTTTGAAG AACTTGGCCCTATCGAATGGGAGGATTGTTGACGCCGATCGTAGCATTGATTTTACTACACTGCAGGGACTACACTTGGGTAAGAACGTGGTTGTCGAGGGAAATTTAAAGAGTTTCCCTCTGAATCTTTCCAGCTCGCTCAATGAAAGAATCAAGCGGATTAAGCGACTGGTAGGAGATAAGTGGGTTGTGTTCTATGAAACAATCTAA